A window of Amycolatopsis australiensis contains these coding sequences:
- a CDS encoding FtsX-like permease family protein — protein MNSLQIALRVLRIDRRTRTSAILTAVGVAVATGLVLLLATLPFATQHREQRALWQGDQFYSRGSDGPAKLLYSSSKDYFDGRQIIRVDVALTPGTTAAGIGLPPGVPQLPGPGETVVSPALGRLLQGQPADQLGDRFGKPVGALGEEGLRFPEQLVALTGHTPDAMPQNASQVTGFPGGKARPDALLMLLSWVGIIVLLVPSLVLVASSARLTAARRERRLAAIRLAGATPGQVTNMVAAETTLSAGLGALLGLLISPALHGLASFVPWGGGTWLAADFALPVGLTVAIVVAIPVLVVLAGVLGLRRVLRNPLFATGGHTKKPLRWWRLLALPAAGLFFLVAVTTAKDAGGIGLVMAGLFLLVGSAAIVGPWVTSAVGGTFVRIWRRPSALLAGRRLRDDPKGAYRASAGIVLAVFAGSMALTLLPTFESMAGGGRSFQDSVLYVDTDAEHAGKIVEQANASLRKYGQSEKAVAVGEVYLVQGEGNSRTGHRALVMTCADAVELTRFGLTAENCAGGPAVFGDSALDLAQYQVAANWEGPAVAVRSGTRAEAVHLPAADLSTTSIVDPAALPDGFTPKYVTVVAPTTDANREIVRTALAAPAAGEEVGSRDQYLFNQQTELGDLRRVTVIGLLAAGILAGCSAAVATAGSVMDRRRTFGALMAAGTPVRVLAKALRVEAALPALVATIGAGIVGVLVGVGLFSMVDPRGIVLSPWLLAPVVLGVGVALLGASVCTPALKRVQAEPLAEE, from the coding sequence GTGAACTCCCTCCAGATCGCCCTGCGGGTGCTGCGGATCGACCGGCGGACCCGGACGTCGGCGATCCTCACCGCGGTCGGGGTCGCCGTCGCGACCGGGCTGGTGCTGCTGCTGGCGACGCTGCCGTTCGCCACGCAGCACCGTGAGCAGCGCGCCCTCTGGCAGGGCGACCAGTTCTACAGCCGCGGCTCCGACGGCCCGGCCAAGCTGCTCTACTCCTCGTCGAAGGACTACTTCGACGGCCGCCAGATCATCCGGGTCGACGTCGCGCTGACGCCCGGCACGACCGCGGCCGGCATCGGGCTGCCGCCGGGCGTGCCGCAGCTGCCCGGACCAGGCGAGACCGTCGTGTCGCCCGCGCTCGGCCGGCTGCTGCAGGGCCAGCCCGCCGACCAGCTCGGCGACCGGTTCGGCAAGCCCGTCGGCGCGCTGGGCGAGGAAGGCCTGCGGTTCCCGGAGCAGCTCGTCGCGCTGACCGGGCACACACCGGACGCGATGCCGCAGAACGCCTCCCAGGTGACGGGCTTCCCGGGCGGGAAGGCACGCCCCGACGCGCTGCTCATGCTGCTGTCCTGGGTCGGGATCATCGTGCTGCTGGTGCCGAGCCTGGTGCTGGTCGCGTCGTCGGCACGGCTGACCGCGGCCCGGCGGGAGCGGCGGCTCGCCGCGATCCGGCTGGCCGGGGCGACCCCGGGGCAGGTCACGAACATGGTGGCCGCCGAGACGACGTTGTCCGCGGGCCTCGGCGCCCTGCTCGGCCTGCTGATCAGCCCGGCACTGCACGGCCTCGCGTCGTTCGTGCCGTGGGGCGGCGGCACCTGGCTCGCGGCCGACTTCGCGCTGCCGGTCGGCCTGACGGTGGCCATCGTCGTGGCGATCCCGGTGCTCGTCGTGCTGGCCGGCGTCCTCGGCCTGCGCCGCGTGCTCCGGAACCCGCTGTTCGCGACCGGCGGTCACACCAAGAAGCCGTTGCGCTGGTGGCGGCTGCTGGCGCTGCCCGCGGCCGGGCTGTTCTTCCTCGTCGCCGTGACGACGGCGAAGGACGCCGGCGGCATCGGGCTGGTCATGGCGGGCCTGTTCCTGCTGGTCGGGTCGGCCGCGATCGTCGGGCCGTGGGTGACGTCGGCGGTGGGCGGCACGTTCGTCCGGATCTGGCGGCGGCCGTCGGCGCTGCTGGCCGGCCGCCGTCTGCGGGACGACCCGAAGGGCGCCTACCGCGCCTCGGCCGGGATCGTGCTCGCCGTGTTCGCCGGGTCGATGGCGCTGACGCTGCTGCCGACCTTCGAGTCGATGGCCGGCGGGGGCCGGTCCTTCCAGGACTCCGTGCTCTACGTCGACACCGACGCCGAGCACGCGGGCAAGATCGTCGAGCAGGCCAACGCGTCGCTGCGGAAGTACGGGCAGTCCGAGAAGGCCGTCGCGGTCGGCGAGGTCTACCTGGTGCAGGGCGAGGGCAACAGCCGCACCGGCCACCGCGCGCTGGTGATGACCTGCGCCGACGCGGTCGAGCTGACCCGCTTCGGCCTCACCGCGGAGAACTGCGCGGGCGGGCCGGCCGTCTTCGGCGACTCGGCGCTCGACCTGGCCCAGTACCAGGTCGCGGCCAACTGGGAAGGGCCGGCCGTGGCGGTCAGGTCGGGGACGCGGGCGGAGGCCGTCCACCTGCCCGCCGCGGACCTGTCCACCACGTCGATCGTCGATCCGGCGGCGCTGCCGGACGGCTTCACGCCGAAGTACGTCACCGTGGTCGCGCCGACCACCGACGCCAACCGGGAGATCGTCCGGACGGCGCTGGCCGCGCCGGCCGCCGGCGAAGAGGTCGGCAGCCGCGACCAGTACCTGTTCAACCAGCAGACCGAGCTCGGCGACCTGCGCCGGGTCACGGTGATCGGGCTGCTCGCGGCGGGGATCCTGGCCGGCTGCAGTGCCGCGGTGGCGACCGCGGGCTCGGTGATGGACCGCCGCCGGACGTTCGGCGCGCTGATGGCCGCGGGCACGCCGGTGCGGGTGCTGGCCAAGGCGCTGCGGGTGGAGGCCGCGCTGCCCGCGCTGGTCGCCACCATCGGCGCGGGAATCGTCGGGGTACTGGTCGGTGTTGGGTTGTTCAGCATGGTCGACCCACGCGGCATCGTCCTGAGCCCGTGGCTGCTGGCGCCGGTCGTGCTCGGGGTCGGGGTGGCCCTGCTCGGCGCGTCGGTCTGCACGCCCGCGCTGAAGCGGGTCCAGGCCGAGCCGCTGGCCGAGGAATGA
- the trmB gene encoding tRNA (guanosine(46)-N7)-methyltransferase TrmB has protein sequence MTVGQQRAWEEHWPRLGRTVGELPPGPLDFTGWFGREAPVMLEIGSGMGETTSQLAAAAPELNYVAVEVYDPGLGQLMLRAEKLGVENLRLLHGDAVVLLTEHVAPDSLHGVRLFFPDPWPKKKHHKRRIVQPSFAALVASRLAPGGTFHMATDWENYAEQMLEVCSAEPALRNRYDGWAPRPEWRPVTKFEQRADVEGRVSHDLIFEKR, from the coding sequence ATGACCGTCGGGCAGCAGCGGGCGTGGGAAGAGCACTGGCCGCGGCTGGGCCGCACGGTCGGTGAGCTGCCGCCGGGCCCGCTGGACTTCACCGGGTGGTTCGGCCGCGAGGCGCCGGTGATGCTGGAGATCGGCTCGGGCATGGGCGAGACGACGTCGCAGCTGGCCGCCGCGGCCCCCGAGCTGAACTACGTCGCCGTCGAGGTCTACGACCCGGGCCTCGGCCAGCTGATGCTGCGCGCCGAAAAGCTCGGCGTCGAGAACCTGCGGCTGCTGCACGGCGACGCCGTCGTGCTGCTCACCGAGCACGTCGCGCCGGATTCGCTGCACGGCGTCCGGCTGTTCTTCCCCGACCCGTGGCCGAAGAAGAAGCACCACAAGCGGCGGATCGTGCAGCCGTCGTTCGCCGCGCTCGTGGCGTCGCGGCTCGCGCCCGGCGGCACCTTCCACATGGCGACCGACTGGGAGAACTACGCCGAGCAGATGCTCGAGGTCTGCTCCGCGGAACCCGCGCTGCGGAACCGGTACGACGGCTGGGCCCCGCGCCCGGAGTGGCGGCCGGTGACCAAGTTCGAGCAGCGCGCGGACGTCGAAGGCCGCGTCTCGCACGACCTGATCTTCGAGAAGCGCTGA
- a CDS encoding ABC transporter ATP-binding protein, translating into MIEANALTKRYGTTTAVDGLTFTARSGRVTGFLGPNGAGKSTTMRLVLGLDTPDGGSVLVDGVPYRQLKDPLRTVGAMLDATWRHPGRSGRDHLRWLAATNGIPAGRVEEVLSLVGLTSVAKTRVLQYSLGMQQRLGIAAAMLGDPRVLLFDEPVNGLDPEGMAWIRQLLHALAAEGRTVFVSSHLLPEMAQTAQDLVVIGRGRLIYQGTMDDFVARTSAHGVRVRTPHAAELRSALTAARAEFTESDGAFVVSGLDSDRIGQLAFDAGATLHELSPVTGSLEQAYLDLTREAVEFPAASTSEAR; encoded by the coding sequence ATGATCGAAGCGAACGCACTGACCAAGCGGTACGGCACCACCACGGCGGTCGACGGGCTGACGTTCACCGCCCGGTCCGGACGCGTCACCGGCTTCCTCGGCCCGAACGGCGCCGGCAAGTCCACGACCATGCGGCTGGTGCTCGGCCTCGACACGCCCGACGGGGGCTCGGTGCTCGTCGACGGCGTGCCCTACCGGCAGCTGAAAGATCCACTCAGGACGGTCGGCGCGATGCTGGACGCCACCTGGCGCCACCCCGGCCGCAGCGGGCGCGACCACCTGCGCTGGCTGGCCGCGACCAACGGCATCCCCGCCGGCCGCGTCGAGGAGGTGCTCAGCCTGGTCGGGCTGACGAGCGTCGCCAAGACCCGCGTCCTGCAGTATTCACTCGGCATGCAACAGCGGCTCGGGATCGCCGCCGCGATGCTCGGCGACCCGCGCGTGCTGCTGTTCGACGAGCCGGTCAACGGCCTCGACCCCGAGGGCATGGCCTGGATCCGGCAGCTGCTGCACGCGCTGGCCGCCGAGGGCCGCACGGTGTTCGTGTCCAGCCACCTGCTGCCCGAGATGGCGCAGACCGCGCAGGACCTGGTCGTGATCGGCCGCGGGCGGCTGATCTACCAGGGCACGATGGACGACTTCGTCGCGCGGACGAGCGCACACGGCGTGCGCGTGCGCACCCCGCACGCCGCCGAGCTGCGGAGCGCCCTGACCGCCGCGCGGGCCGAGTTCACCGAGTCGGACGGCGCCTTCGTGGTGTCCGGATTGGACAGTGACCGGATCGGGCAGCTCGCCTTCGACGCCGGCGCGACGCTGCACGAGCTGAGCCCGGTCACCGGCTCGCTCGAGCAGGCCTACCTCGATCTGACCCGCGAAGCCGTCGAGTTCCCCGCCGCGTCCACCTCGGAGGCCCGATGA
- a CDS encoding ABC transporter permease, with protein MNLLAVERIKLFSTRSPWWCALITLALTIGFAAIIAGASPADQPISISATQFGGSQFGIAVVMVLAALAVTTEYRFNTIRTTFQAVPHRSPALVAKAIVVAAVALVIGELAAFGAWGLGVLMRPNDHLGLHTAQDWTNVAGLGPVFAISAVLAVALGILVRHSAGAIALLLIYYLAVEELVQLIPKVGHHIHEWLPFNVANKFLRGSAVAGDGPAPSDSPLSPGWALAYFAGIAIVFLLVALGVAKKRDA; from the coding sequence ATGAACCTGCTCGCGGTCGAACGCATCAAGCTGTTCTCCACCCGCTCGCCGTGGTGGTGCGCGCTCATCACGCTCGCGCTGACCATCGGCTTCGCCGCCATCATCGCCGGCGCGTCGCCGGCCGACCAGCCGATCTCGATCTCGGCCACCCAGTTCGGCGGCTCCCAGTTCGGCATCGCCGTCGTCATGGTGCTCGCCGCACTCGCGGTGACCACCGAGTACCGCTTCAACACGATCCGCACGACGTTCCAGGCGGTGCCGCACCGCTCGCCGGCGCTCGTCGCCAAGGCGATCGTCGTCGCGGCGGTCGCGCTGGTCATCGGCGAGCTCGCCGCGTTCGGCGCGTGGGGCCTCGGCGTGCTGATGCGGCCGAACGACCACCTCGGCCTGCACACCGCGCAGGACTGGACGAACGTCGCCGGGCTCGGGCCGGTGTTCGCCATCAGCGCCGTGCTCGCCGTCGCACTCGGGATCCTGGTCCGGCACAGCGCCGGCGCCATCGCACTGCTGCTCATCTACTACTTGGCCGTGGAGGAGCTGGTGCAGCTGATCCCGAAGGTCGGCCACCACATCCACGAGTGGCTGCCGTTCAACGTGGCGAACAAGTTCCTGCGCGGCTCGGCCGTCGCGGGCGACGGCCCGGCGCCGTCGGACTCGCCGCTGAGCCCGGGCTGGGCCTTGGCCTACTTCGCGGGCATCGCCATCGTGTTCCTGCTCGTCGCGCTCGGGGTCGCGAAGAAGCGGGACGCCTGA
- a CDS encoding ABC transporter ATP-binding protein, whose protein sequence is MIEATGLTKRYGKTLAVNNLSFSVAAGQVTGFLGPNGAGKSTTMRMILGLDNPTGGQVTIGGKKYHDLKEPLRTVGALLDAKWVHPNRSARAHLLWMAKSNRIPASRVDEVLEIVGLTSVANKRAGGFSLGMSQRLGIAAALLGDPEVLLFDEPVNGLDPEGILWIRKFMHRLAEEGRTVFVSSHLLSEMALTASNLVVIGRGQLISQSSTEDFVARAAENTVKVRSPQLAELRDALQRASAGVVEDAGALVVSGMDSDKIGEIAAANRIVLHELSPQTGSLEQAFMQITGDSVEYHTGLDAEAQHVLESAK, encoded by the coding sequence CCTGTCGTTCTCCGTGGCCGCGGGTCAGGTCACCGGCTTCCTCGGCCCGAACGGGGCGGGCAAGTCCACCACCATGCGCATGATCCTTGGCCTGGACAACCCGACCGGCGGCCAGGTCACCATCGGGGGCAAGAAGTACCACGACCTCAAGGAGCCGCTGCGCACCGTCGGCGCCCTGCTCGACGCGAAGTGGGTGCACCCGAACCGCTCGGCGCGCGCCCACCTGCTGTGGATGGCGAAGTCCAACCGCATCCCGGCTTCCCGCGTCGACGAGGTCCTCGAGATCGTCGGCCTGACCAGCGTGGCGAACAAGCGCGCCGGCGGGTTCTCGCTCGGCATGTCGCAGCGGCTCGGCATCGCGGCCGCCCTGCTCGGCGACCCCGAGGTGCTGCTGTTCGACGAGCCGGTGAACGGCCTCGACCCCGAGGGCATCCTCTGGATCCGGAAGTTCATGCACCGGCTGGCCGAAGAAGGCCGCACCGTGTTCGTGTCGAGCCACCTGCTGTCGGAGATGGCGCTGACCGCGAGCAACCTCGTGGTGATCGGCCGGGGACAGCTGATCTCGCAGTCGTCCACCGAAGACTTCGTCGCCCGCGCCGCGGAGAACACGGTCAAGGTGCGCTCGCCGCAGCTGGCCGAGCTGCGGGACGCCTTGCAGCGCGCCAGCGCCGGGGTGGTCGAGGACGCGGGTGCGCTCGTCGTGTCCGGGATGGACAGCGACAAGATCGGCGAGATCGCCGCCGCCAACCGCATCGTGCTGCACGAGCTGAGCCCGCAGACCGGCTCGCTCGAGCAGGCCTTCATGCAGATCACCGGCGACTCCGTCGAGTACCACACCGGTCTCGACGCCGAGGCGCAGCACGTGCTCGAGTCCGCCAAGTAA